One stretch of Thermoplasmata archaeon DNA includes these proteins:
- a CDS encoding NADH-quinone oxidoreductase subunit C encodes MSALAKPLPKITGRPVPGVEKEVLAGLQAAFTSKLKDAKAVRERLVEIVIDRADLIAVCTYLKNTQGFEHLACITAVDWKDHFESIYHIENYYNGCMVQVNAQIPYGDPKIASLTGLWHAADYHEREAWDLMGVEYEGHPNLVRILLPEDFKFHPLRKAFAQEVDRQYISRRKLRGGK; translated from the coding sequence ATGAGCGCCCTGGCCAAGCCGCTGCCCAAGATCACCGGCCGTCCCGTGCCCGGGGTCGAGAAGGAGGTCCTTGCCGGCCTCCAGGCCGCGTTCACATCGAAGCTGAAGGACGCGAAGGCCGTCCGGGAGCGCCTCGTCGAGATCGTGATCGACCGGGCGGACCTGATCGCGGTGTGCACGTACCTGAAGAACACGCAAGGCTTCGAGCACCTCGCGTGCATCACGGCGGTCGACTGGAAGGACCACTTCGAGAGCATCTACCACATCGAGAACTACTACAACGGGTGCATGGTCCAGGTCAATGCGCAGATCCCCTACGGCGACCCGAAGATCGCCTCCCTCACGGGCCTCTGGCACGCCGCGGACTACCACGAGCGGGAGGCGTGGGACCTCATGGGCGTCGAGTACGAGGGCCATCCGAACCTCGTCCGCATCCTCCTCCCGGAAGACTTCAAGTTCCATCCCCTCCGCAAGGCGTTCGCCCAGGAGGTGGACCGCCAGTACATCAGCCGGCGCAAGCTCCGCGGGGGGAAGTGA
- a CDS encoding NADH-quinone oxidoreductase subunit A, which produces MALESYAPVVIFAIIALLFPLGTFFATRLFRPDHPTPLKDLTYECGEVPEGEAQIQFHFQYYMFALIFVIFDVAAIFLLLWAFAWGGLLSFGSPVAKFSIFMFLGIMFVATQYALKKEEVIQI; this is translated from the coding sequence ATGGCGCTGGAGAGCTACGCCCCCGTAGTCATTTTCGCCATCATCGCCTTGCTGTTCCCGCTCGGCACGTTCTTCGCCACGCGGCTCTTTCGGCCCGACCACCCCACGCCGCTGAAGGACCTGACGTACGAGTGCGGGGAGGTGCCGGAAGGCGAGGCGCAAATCCAGTTCCACTTTCAGTACTACATGTTCGCCCTGATTTTCGTCATCTTCGATGTCGCGGCGATTTTCCTCCTCCTCTGGGCCTTCGCCTGGGGCGGCCTCCTGAGTTTCGGGTCGCCTGTGGCCAAGTTCTCGATCTTCATGTTCCTAGGGATCATGTTCGTGGCCACCCAATATGCGCTCAAGAAGGAGGAGGTCATCCAAATATGA
- a CDS encoding molybdopterin-dependent oxidoreductase → MAATRPLPPGQREVRKWPRLDLGIVPRFDPKAWDLRVDGSVDKPLRFIYDEFLALPSTTVTSAFHCVTGWTTFDNEWVGVPIKEVAQRAQIRPSARFATFRCGDGYTTSHPLDVLYDADVLLVHTWDGKPLPLEHGGPVRLLVPKRYAYKSAKWVRGVTFTDDEELGYWEVRGYSNTADPVTEDRYSF, encoded by the coding sequence ATGGCCGCGACCCGACCGCTTCCTCCCGGGCAGCGCGAGGTCCGGAAGTGGCCGCGGCTCGATCTCGGGATCGTGCCGCGCTTTGATCCGAAGGCCTGGGACCTCCGGGTCGATGGCTCCGTCGACAAGCCACTCCGCTTCATCTACGACGAATTCCTGGCGCTGCCCTCGACGACGGTCACGTCCGCGTTCCACTGCGTGACCGGCTGGACGACGTTCGACAACGAGTGGGTCGGGGTGCCGATCAAAGAGGTGGCGCAGCGGGCGCAGATCCGGCCGAGCGCGCGGTTCGCGACCTTCCGGTGCGGCGACGGCTACACGACCTCCCATCCGCTCGACGTCCTCTACGATGCGGACGTCCTCCTCGTGCACACATGGGATGGGAAGCCCCTTCCGCTCGAGCACGGCGGCCCCGTGCGGCTCCTCGTGCCGAAGCGGTACGCGTACAAGAGCGCGAAGTGGGTCCGCGGCGTGACGTTCACGGACGACGAGGAACTCGGCTACTGGGAAGTGCGCGGTTACAGCAACACGGCCGACCCGGTGACCGAGGACCGCTACTCCTTCTAG
- the tatC gene encoding twin-arginine translocase subunit TatC, whose protein sequence is MATLPADDRPDERRMSFFEHLEELRQRLKVVFVTFIVAFALLLIFAIEPVSVGNVQLYLPVPSADVGHTIPAQVFGLMNRSLVQGSATLTVLTPWEAVIVQMKVAMFLGAVITSPITTYEFWRFVAPALKPSERRLIFRITAPVVVLFLAGVLMSLLVVLPFTFPFLYGFARSLGAAPLLRLDDFLDFVLWFSLAFGLAFELPVVMYGLSYLGIVTPDFWRENWRYAAIAIFFFGAAITPDGSGVTMMLVALPMLFLYVAGYVAIVIRERRRARAKTS, encoded by the coding sequence GTGGCGACTCTCCCGGCCGACGATCGGCCCGACGAGCGCCGGATGAGTTTCTTCGAGCACCTCGAGGAACTCCGGCAGCGTCTGAAGGTCGTCTTCGTGACGTTCATCGTTGCCTTCGCCCTCCTGCTGATATTCGCCATCGAACCGGTCTCCGTCGGCAATGTCCAGCTCTACCTCCCCGTCCCCAGCGCGGATGTGGGCCACACGATCCCGGCCCAGGTATTCGGCCTCATGAACCGGAGCCTCGTCCAAGGCAGCGCGACGCTGACCGTCTTGACCCCGTGGGAGGCGGTCATCGTGCAGATGAAAGTCGCGATGTTCCTCGGCGCGGTCATCACTTCCCCGATTACGACCTACGAGTTTTGGCGTTTCGTCGCCCCCGCCCTGAAGCCGAGCGAGCGGCGTCTGATCTTTCGCATCACCGCCCCCGTCGTCGTCCTGTTCCTCGCGGGGGTCCTCATGTCGCTCCTGGTCGTGTTGCCTTTTACGTTCCCCTTCCTCTACGGTTTCGCCAGGTCCTTGGGCGCGGCACCCCTGTTGCGCCTTGACGACTTCCTCGATTTCGTCTTGTGGTTCAGCCTCGCCTTTGGACTCGCCTTCGAACTTCCGGTCGTGATGTACGGCCTATCGTACCTGGGGATCGTCACGCCAGACTTCTGGAGGGAAAACTGGCGGTACGCGGCGATCGCGATTTTCTTCTTCGGCGCGGCGATTACGCCCGACGGAAGCGGCGTGACAATGATGCTCGTCGCGCTCCCGATGCTCTTCCTCTACGTCGCGGGCTATGTGGCCATCGTCATCCGGGAGCGGCGCCGCGCCCGGGCGAAAACCTCATAA
- a CDS encoding twin-arginine translocase TatA/TatE family subunit gives MDRTAGVMFGFSMGSITAQLPSGFEWVVLLILIAVLLLFGPKKLPELARGVGRALGEFRRGKMEVEREISMELSSMDVKDTRARVEKTASILGVPATGRSEMELKLGIARAIDRAPDDQVVSAAQAMGVYSSGADTQRLKEQIIKALNV, from the coding sequence TTGGACCGAACCGCGGGGGTCATGTTCGGCTTCTCGATGGGATCGATAACGGCACAACTCCCGAGCGGTTTCGAATGGGTCGTCCTGCTCATCCTCATCGCAGTCCTCCTCCTCTTCGGACCCAAGAAGTTGCCCGAGCTGGCGCGCGGCGTGGGCCGAGCGCTCGGCGAGTTCCGGCGCGGCAAGATGGAGGTCGAGCGAGAGATTTCGATGGAACTCTCGTCGATGGACGTCAAGGACACACGCGCGCGCGTCGAGAAGACCGCGAGCATCCTCGGCGTCCCCGCGACCGGCCGGAGCGAGATGGAGCTCAAGCTCGGCATCGCGCGCGCCATCGACCGAGCCCCCGACGACCAAGTCGTCAGCGCGGCGCAGGCGATGGGCGTGTACAGCTCCGGCGCGGACACGCAACGGCTCAAAGAACAGATCATCAAGGCCCTGAACGTCTGA
- a CDS encoding FAD-binding oxidoreductase: MASLDYAYRRLVNTLGPERVARSEFERMVYSHDFASLPKIALLQWRLYPDFVALPQTTEEVAALVNLSDESQLQITPRGGGTSWYGGTVPNRGGVLVDMRKMNAILGLDPGARTVTVEAGATWKDVEDYVESKGFSLPVVPTNAIGSTVGGAINSGATGFGGVRNGSLRDAITNLDVVLPDGRILKTAPAGDAGGALANLTPLFFGAEGTLGIITRVTLRLVPKADVVKPLAYAFPGLGPGARFLKGLVDAGLAPHHAIVIDREHFVFERALRPDSPDPAPIALVAVRGTKDDAADQERTIDALASKEKGTRLSPEICDRMWRERYDNYGARRLSRGLIVSYNLVPVSRLPEAVETAAEIRDKLKLNGAVQAYLVDATTAALVPYVLMDDTRPSGGTALGFAKRMGDAAFEMEGHPMGLGLFLVFNLRKMHGRATTMISAVKVVLDPRKKVNGGKTFEVWTKYPWPGLRAIPPPGMAVGLEIAAILRRAKPTRDRFVRAYEHAKEE; this comes from the coding sequence ATGGCGAGCCTCGATTACGCGTACCGCCGGCTCGTGAACACGCTCGGTCCGGAACGGGTCGCCCGCTCCGAATTCGAGCGGATGGTGTACAGCCACGACTTCGCGTCGCTGCCGAAGATCGCGCTGCTGCAGTGGCGGCTCTATCCGGACTTCGTCGCGCTTCCGCAGACGACGGAAGAGGTCGCCGCACTGGTCAACTTGAGCGACGAGAGCCAGCTCCAGATCACGCCGCGGGGCGGCGGGACGAGCTGGTACGGAGGGACCGTCCCGAACCGCGGGGGCGTCCTCGTCGACATGCGCAAGATGAACGCGATCCTCGGACTCGATCCGGGCGCGCGAACCGTGACCGTGGAGGCGGGCGCGACATGGAAAGACGTCGAAGACTACGTCGAGTCCAAAGGTTTCTCCCTGCCGGTCGTCCCGACGAACGCGATTGGCAGCACCGTCGGGGGCGCGATCAACTCCGGCGCCACGGGGTTCGGCGGCGTTCGGAACGGGAGCCTTCGCGACGCGATCACGAACCTCGATGTCGTCCTGCCGGACGGCCGCATCCTGAAGACCGCGCCGGCCGGCGACGCCGGAGGCGCCCTCGCGAATCTCACGCCTCTCTTCTTCGGCGCGGAGGGGACGCTCGGCATCATCACGCGGGTAACGTTGCGGCTCGTCCCGAAGGCGGACGTCGTGAAGCCGCTCGCCTACGCGTTCCCCGGACTCGGCCCGGGCGCGCGATTCCTGAAAGGCCTCGTCGACGCGGGCCTCGCTCCCCACCACGCCATCGTCATCGACCGGGAGCACTTCGTGTTCGAACGCGCGCTGCGGCCGGACAGCCCGGATCCGGCACCGATCGCCCTCGTCGCCGTCCGCGGCACGAAGGACGACGCGGCGGATCAGGAGCGGACAATCGACGCGCTCGCCTCGAAGGAGAAGGGCACGCGGCTCTCCCCCGAGATTTGCGACCGGATGTGGCGGGAGCGGTACGACAACTACGGCGCGCGGCGGCTGAGCCGCGGCCTGATCGTCTCGTACAACCTCGTGCCGGTGTCGCGGCTGCCGGAGGCGGTCGAGACCGCCGCAGAAATCCGGGACAAGCTCAAACTCAACGGCGCCGTGCAGGCGTATCTCGTCGACGCGACGACCGCCGCGCTCGTGCCGTACGTGCTCATGGACGACACGCGTCCGTCCGGCGGTACGGCGCTCGGCTTCGCTAAGCGGATGGGCGACGCCGCGTTCGAGATGGAGGGCCATCCGATGGGGCTCGGCTTGTTCCTCGTGTTCAACCTGAGGAAGATGCACGGCCGCGCGACGACGATGATCTCTGCGGTCAAGGTGGTCCTCGATCCGCGCAAGAAAGTCAACGGCGGCAAGACGTTCGAGGTCTGGACGAAGTACCCGTGGCCGGGACTGCGCGCGATTCCGCCGCCCGGGATGGCGGTCGGCCTCGAGATCGCCGCGATCCTCCGGAGGGCGAAGCCCACGCGGGACCGGTTCGTGCGGGCGTACGAGCACGCAAAGGAGGAGTGA
- a CDS encoding FAD-binding protein, which yields MGLLRDWHYIEKAVEIPALSELIRDALIRALFVRDDRVLPKDLIADLSRVPPVTVKVKDDGEVRKLVRVLNGQESTLSLGLGAEDYHYFRTQLGVGRTREFGVVVRPRTLLTYDWIVPEQRGVQLDFSAYAGIEFAAEGHRAIAQVGATWKSLYDAAAAKGHSVPFVPTVPLDFAVGDALVGDAPFASYRGEFGSFVNALRTISAFGHRARLGFEDVANNGTAYDFLHAAIPLAGEFFIPVAVAVRLEAKAAARKTLTYAFDDGAKLSAALDKLSRTGQVLDWVHVTDAAAAKILRPTAAAEAFSAQVAFGATATGMAAKEKAIDAAMAGFRSKSADVPNPFDAAADAYTKTAESVSRSLFVGEVRLPSKALGDFAARLHAFGDQSAAKAGFYASLRETGTVSVFPFFASPKDRTKQHDLSKGVRAIISKIAGGVFTSRLAHLWEEDPQFLQRMAILRSLKLTIDTAHVVQPLVTP from the coding sequence ATGGGCCTCCTCCGCGACTGGCACTACATCGAAAAGGCCGTCGAGATCCCGGCGCTCTCCGAGCTAATCCGGGACGCGCTGATCCGTGCCCTGTTCGTGCGGGACGACCGGGTGCTCCCGAAGGACCTCATCGCGGACCTGAGCCGAGTGCCGCCCGTCACGGTCAAGGTGAAAGACGACGGAGAGGTGCGCAAGCTCGTGCGCGTGCTCAACGGCCAGGAGAGCACGCTGAGCCTCGGCCTGGGCGCGGAGGACTACCACTACTTCCGCACGCAGCTCGGCGTCGGTCGGACGCGGGAGTTCGGGGTCGTCGTGCGACCGCGGACCCTGCTGACGTACGACTGGATCGTCCCGGAGCAGCGCGGCGTCCAGCTCGACTTCTCTGCCTACGCGGGCATCGAATTCGCGGCGGAAGGCCACCGGGCGATCGCGCAGGTGGGCGCGACGTGGAAGTCGCTGTACGACGCCGCGGCCGCGAAAGGCCACTCCGTCCCCTTCGTGCCGACTGTCCCTCTCGACTTCGCGGTCGGGGACGCGCTCGTCGGCGACGCGCCGTTCGCCTCGTACCGCGGCGAGTTCGGCTCCTTCGTGAACGCCCTCCGGACCATCAGTGCGTTCGGCCATCGGGCGCGCCTCGGCTTCGAGGACGTCGCGAACAACGGCACGGCCTACGATTTCCTGCACGCGGCGATCCCGCTCGCCGGGGAGTTCTTCATCCCGGTCGCCGTGGCCGTCCGGCTCGAGGCGAAGGCGGCGGCCCGCAAGACGCTGACGTACGCCTTCGACGACGGCGCGAAGCTGTCGGCCGCCCTCGACAAGCTCTCTCGCACGGGACAGGTCCTCGACTGGGTCCACGTGACGGACGCGGCAGCCGCCAAGATCCTGCGCCCCACGGCCGCGGCCGAGGCGTTCAGCGCCCAGGTGGCGTTCGGAGCCACGGCCACGGGCATGGCCGCGAAGGAGAAGGCGATCGACGCCGCGATGGCCGGATTCAGGTCGAAGAGTGCCGACGTCCCGAATCCGTTCGACGCGGCCGCGGACGCGTACACGAAGACGGCGGAGAGCGTCTCGCGCTCGTTGTTCGTCGGCGAGGTGCGCCTTCCGTCGAAGGCTCTCGGAGATTTCGCGGCCCGGCTCCACGCGTTCGGCGACCAGTCCGCCGCGAAGGCGGGCTTCTACGCGAGCCTGCGAGAGACCGGGACCGTTTCCGTTTTCCCGTTCTTCGCCTCGCCGAAGGACCGCACGAAGCAGCATGACCTCTCGAAAGGCGTGCGGGCGATCATCTCGAAAATCGCGGGAGGCGTCTTCACGTCGCGGCTCGCGCACCTCTGGGAGGAGGACCCCCAGTTCCTCCAGCGAATGGCGATCCTGCGATCCCTCAAGCTCACGATCGACACGGCGCACGTCGTCCAGCCGCTCGTCACGCCGTGA
- a CDS encoding 4Fe-4S dicluster-binding protein has translation MIRTATAPAEVPKPAPPAPPAPGPPADPLVAYYRNVRQMNLTLARDRYKQGFKVRTQEFIRGRGTLAVVAEEICMGCTHCFDNCAFESISMVDRKFALPDYSYTSRKAIIIEENCVGCEKCALVCPVDAITMVTKHDFVVKDGRVVSTSAPPAPAPRPPAPAQAKPATPAPTPAPKAATPAAAPPEPAEEPHEEPSEEEAEGGDAG, from the coding sequence GTGATCCGGACGGCGACGGCGCCCGCGGAGGTCCCCAAGCCCGCGCCTCCTGCGCCCCCCGCGCCGGGCCCGCCCGCGGACCCGCTCGTCGCGTACTACCGCAACGTCCGCCAGATGAACCTCACGCTCGCCAGGGATCGGTACAAGCAGGGCTTCAAAGTCCGGACGCAGGAATTCATTCGCGGCCGAGGCACGCTCGCCGTGGTGGCCGAGGAGATTTGCATGGGGTGCACCCACTGCTTCGACAACTGCGCGTTCGAATCGATCTCGATGGTGGATCGCAAGTTCGCGTTGCCGGACTACTCGTACACGTCGCGCAAGGCGATCATCATCGAGGAAAACTGCGTGGGTTGCGAGAAGTGCGCGCTCGTGTGCCCGGTCGACGCGATCACGATGGTCACGAAGCACGACTTCGTCGTGAAGGACGGCCGCGTGGTGTCGACCTCGGCGCCACCGGCGCCGGCTCCGCGACCTCCTGCGCCGGCACAGGCCAAGCCCGCGACGCCCGCGCCGACCCCGGCGCCGAAGGCGGCAACGCCGGCCGCGGCCCCGCCCGAGCCCGCGGAGGAGCCGCACGAAGAACCGAGCGAAGAAGAGGCAGAGGGCGGCGACGCAGGATGA
- a CDS encoding (Fe-S)-binding protein: MMETEYGPGRTIPHPVMFRVLDSEADDTTIPEIKVEHKSEYAYYPGCVDYYDVEMQFSHLNYGDTNHGIIFDSSIKLLRAVGIQPMILDRSFMKCCGHDQLWQGKIDIFERMRDYNSRIIKMLGVKTFVTSCAEGYRTFKLDYKLDGVRVVHITQLLYERGLRIPPQPETAKKIRVAYQDPCRSGRQMPMEPFYEEPRELVKRVDNAELVELKTFRADAQCCGVAQMMYCNDKTKGLTRKRMDEATEVEADYLLTACPKCLTHFGCLHHENRWQPGEERYRYKVMDITQFLAERLPGDYPTGSNIDAKRQGPPLPGRRG; this comes from the coding sequence ATGATGGAGACGGAGTACGGCCCCGGCCGCACGATCCCCCATCCGGTCATGTTCCGCGTGCTCGACAGCGAGGCCGACGACACGACGATCCCAGAGATCAAGGTGGAGCACAAGTCGGAGTACGCGTACTACCCGGGCTGCGTCGACTACTACGACGTCGAGATGCAGTTCTCGCACCTGAACTACGGCGACACGAACCACGGGATCATCTTCGACTCCTCGATCAAGCTGCTCCGAGCGGTCGGGATTCAGCCGATGATCCTCGACCGGTCGTTCATGAAGTGCTGCGGCCACGACCAGCTGTGGCAAGGAAAGATCGACATCTTCGAGCGGATGCGGGACTACAACTCGCGGATCATCAAGATGCTCGGCGTTAAGACGTTCGTCACATCGTGCGCGGAGGGGTACCGGACGTTCAAGCTGGACTACAAGCTCGACGGCGTGCGGGTCGTGCACATCACGCAACTCCTCTACGAACGCGGCCTGCGGATTCCGCCGCAACCGGAGACCGCGAAGAAGATCCGCGTCGCCTACCAGGACCCGTGCCGCTCCGGCCGTCAGATGCCGATGGAGCCGTTCTACGAAGAGCCGAGGGAGCTCGTCAAGCGCGTCGACAACGCAGAGCTCGTCGAACTCAAGACGTTCCGCGCGGACGCGCAGTGCTGCGGTGTCGCGCAGATGATGTATTGCAACGACAAGACGAAGGGCCTGACGCGGAAGCGGATGGACGAGGCGACCGAAGTCGAGGCGGACTATCTCCTGACCGCCTGCCCGAAGTGCCTCACCCACTTCGGATGCCTGCATCACGAGAACCGGTGGCAGCCGGGGGAGGAACGGTACCGCTACAAGGTCATGGACATCACCCAGTTCCTCGCGGAGCGACTTCCCGGGGACTATCCGACGGGGAGCAACATCGACGCGAAGCGGCAGGGGCCGCCTCTTCCCGGGAGACGGGGGTGA
- a CDS encoding 4Fe-4S dicluster domain-containing protein: MEIEYVKGKIMEGRRSGFPRQYGPERSDHQPGIPLFPQEATRDLVVTFLLVAMMFFLSAFVTPFLGPARSPQLSELIVPDWYLLFSWGLLKVADIFPQFTIGEGTPLKTEFSAAFWGDLLSGIPVIFLLILPFIDRGREARPAKAPVRSAFGLAFLIAWIFTSSLYSIREVVAQRWVANGAALIPDWTMKWFFVIPPVLVGLTSYIALRRLGFQPMRRWLAPYVSGLAAIVVAQSAYILFDPSGLGPEMRQFTLEIAIALAIIAVPTVATAAAVLFAPESKARKVSTWAGVLGLLGFMAFYASVAYLDQPTALGWVLLVLWPNMNTLVLMPMFAIVTAWLGTRRPYSTYEYLLNECYQCGKCHTVCPVTKVEDDALGGLNLVYNTFKKQHDGVPLWTCLACDACSAVCPLDIQYSDYILEERAKIHARMAADGGERE, from the coding sequence ATGGAGATCGAGTACGTCAAGGGGAAGATCATGGAGGGCCGCCGGTCCGGGTTCCCCCGGCAGTACGGGCCGGAGCGGTCGGACCACCAGCCCGGCATCCCGCTGTTCCCGCAGGAAGCCACCCGAGACCTCGTGGTGACGTTCCTCCTCGTGGCGATGATGTTCTTCCTGTCGGCCTTCGTGACGCCGTTCCTCGGACCCGCGCGGAGCCCGCAGCTCTCCGAGCTGATCGTCCCGGACTGGTACCTCTTGTTCTCGTGGGGCCTCCTGAAGGTCGCGGACATCTTCCCGCAGTTCACGATCGGCGAGGGGACCCCGCTGAAGACGGAGTTCAGCGCGGCCTTCTGGGGCGACTTGCTCAGCGGCATCCCGGTCATCTTCCTCCTGATCTTGCCGTTCATCGACCGAGGTCGTGAGGCGCGCCCCGCGAAGGCGCCGGTCCGGTCCGCGTTCGGGCTCGCGTTCCTGATCGCGTGGATCTTCACCTCCTCCCTCTACTCGATCCGGGAGGTCGTCGCGCAGCGGTGGGTCGCGAACGGTGCGGCGTTGATCCCGGATTGGACGATGAAATGGTTCTTCGTGATCCCGCCCGTGCTCGTCGGGCTGACGTCGTACATCGCCCTCCGACGGCTCGGGTTCCAACCGATGCGCCGATGGCTCGCGCCCTACGTGTCGGGCCTGGCGGCGATCGTCGTGGCGCAGTCGGCATACATCCTGTTCGATCCCTCCGGCCTGGGTCCGGAGATGCGCCAATTCACGCTTGAAATCGCGATCGCCCTCGCGATCATCGCGGTGCCGACGGTCGCCACGGCGGCCGCGGTCCTCTTCGCTCCGGAGTCGAAGGCCCGCAAGGTATCGACGTGGGCCGGCGTCCTCGGCCTTCTCGGCTTCATGGCGTTCTACGCGAGCGTGGCCTACCTCGACCAGCCGACCGCCCTCGGATGGGTCCTGCTCGTCCTCTGGCCGAACATGAACACGCTCGTCCTGATGCCGATGTTCGCCATCGTGACGGCGTGGCTCGGCACGCGGCGGCCGTACAGCACGTACGAATACCTGCTCAACGAGTGCTACCAGTGCGGCAAGTGCCACACCGTCTGCCCGGTCACGAAGGTCGAGGACGACGCCCTCGGCGGGCTGAACCTCGTCTACAACACCTTCAAGAAACAGCACGACGGCGTCCCCTTGTGGACGTGCCTCGCGTGCGACGCCTGCAGCGCCGTCTGCCCGCTCGACATCCAGTACAGCGACTACATCCTCGAGGAGCGCGCGAAGATCCACGCCCGCATGGCGGCGGACGGAGGCGAGCGGGAATGA
- a CDS encoding cytochrome b N-terminal domain-containing protein: protein MLETDQRQVPRSHAEKYELKTIWYWYPLYCLGGISFVAFIVLTITGILLGFFYVPDGRLEINRVTGDLTNPAYGSMNIIMNEIPFGFIIRGMHHWAAHIMIAAVFLHMCRVYFTGAYKKPRELNWLLGVVLMLVTILFGYSGYLLPANNLSEGAANIGINMTRASPAIGDQLATLLFGDINTLTGVYILRWYWIHVFILPLVGTGLMVLHMGLVWLQGVAEPH, encoded by the coding sequence GTGCTGGAGACGGACCAGCGGCAGGTCCCCCGCAGCCATGCGGAGAAGTACGAGCTCAAGACGATCTGGTACTGGTACCCGCTCTACTGCCTCGGCGGCATCTCCTTCGTCGCGTTCATCGTCCTCACGATCACGGGCATCCTGCTCGGTTTCTTCTACGTGCCCGACGGCCGGCTCGAGATCAACCGGGTGACGGGAGACTTGACGAATCCCGCGTACGGCTCGATGAACATCATCATGAACGAGATCCCGTTCGGTTTCATCATCCGAGGGATGCACCACTGGGCCGCGCACATCATGATCGCGGCCGTGTTCCTCCACATGTGCCGCGTCTACTTCACCGGCGCGTACAAGAAGCCGCGCGAGCTGAACTGGCTCTTGGGCGTCGTCCTCATGCTCGTCACGATCCTGTTCGGCTACTCCGGCTACCTGCTCCCTGCGAACAACCTGAGCGAGGGCGCGGCGAACATCGGGATCAACATGACGCGCGCGTCGCCGGCGATCGGGGATCAGCTCGCGACGCTGCTGTTCGGGGACATCAACACCCTGACTGGAGTGTACATCCTGCGGTGGTACTGGATCCACGTGTTCATCCTGCCCCTCGTCGGGACGGGGCTCATGGTCCTGCACATGGGGCTCGTGTGGTTGCAAGGCGTCGCGGAGCCGCATTGA
- a CDS encoding plastocyanin/azurin family copper-binding protein — MRTFAIIIATFLIVALAPAAVLSTVRAQAVPTPTLTVFVFGETVGGKQVFAPAQILIPQVPVHLVVTFHNNDTMQHSFTMNDVNGTEKLSTNLVDPGLNVTVEFTVVTMTQILLTNGTRFAPEAGSNGILFFCIPHRGAGMTGQIVLASVPPAAAEKGILLRAYWIGIIGIAVTLAWTGITYFVIKSSSRHFVDHAEHVRKGLP, encoded by the coding sequence ATGCGAACGTTTGCGATTATCATCGCGACGTTTCTGATCGTCGCGCTCGCCCCCGCCGCCGTCCTTTCCACCGTCCGGGCGCAGGCCGTCCCGACGCCGACCTTGACCGTCTTCGTATTCGGCGAGACGGTGGGCGGTAAACAGGTGTTCGCGCCCGCGCAGATTCTCATCCCGCAGGTCCCGGTGCACCTCGTCGTGACGTTCCACAACAACGACACGATGCAACACTCGTTCACAATGAACGACGTGAATGGGACCGAGAAACTCAGCACGAACCTCGTGGACCCCGGCCTGAATGTGACGGTCGAGTTCACGGTCGTCACGATGACGCAGATCCTCTTGACCAACGGCACGCGCTTTGCGCCGGAGGCCGGGTCGAACGGAATCCTGTTCTTTTGCATCCCGCACCGGGGCGCCGGCATGACGGGGCAGATCGTCCTAGCGAGCGTCCCGCCCGCCGCCGCGGAGAAGGGGATCCTCCTCCGGGCCTACTGGATCGGAATCATCGGGATTGCCGTCACGCTCGCGTGGACGGGCATCACGTACTTCGTCATCAAGTCGTCCAGCCGCCACTTCGTCGACCACGCGGAACACGTTCGGAAGGGTCTCCCTTGA